Genomic DNA from Misgurnus anguillicaudatus chromosome 18, ASM2758022v2, whole genome shotgun sequence:
GATTTCAGATGCGAAACCCTgtaatggtgcgttcacaccaaacgcgaatgaAGCGTTAGCGTGAGTAATTTACATGCTaggtcaatgcaaagacacgattcACGTGAAATGATGCTGCGCGAATTGAATGTTTCGGGGGTTTGATGCACGTAACCCCCTGTTCAGACCCTGATAGTTGCTCCCGAAAatcgctcatcatttgcataaacttttcttaactttctcgcgttGCTGGACACGCCTATTCGGTCGCCAATGGTCTTTTTCGACTTTTCGCCGGAGGTCCTTAAGCTTCCATTAAAAAGAATATATGAGATCATGTCATTTTGGCGGTCTGAATGGGTTGTACTACGTGATTTACGTGAATCGCGGCAGTTGGAagatgtgaactttggcggatattcgtgccgcgttaaccaatcaggagcttgttGTATTAGTGACGTGTTTATGACGTAGCGAGTGGAGGCAGAAATACCAAATAACAATTGAGGACAAAATCACCGTCGCTATGTGGACACCCGGAGCTGAACGACACGTACATTTATGTAAACAAGGAATAAAGATGATCTTGCTTGGAAGAAAGAAAATGAGGAGGTCggacaatctggtaagttgtaaaaaaCGCTTTTTACTCAATTTGACATtagggggcggtttcccggacagggattagactagtcctgaactaaaacatttttaagagctctccaaactgaaaacaacttgcacttatatatcttaaaatacatcagtgccctttgttttgcctcaaaatgcacacaggtaatgtttttagtaagacatgtttgtaaaaactagtttttttttcctaattaaacttgggcgtagtcctggattaagctaatccctgtccgggaaaccgccccatactGTACATATTAAGATTACAAGCTAGCATAAGCCAGCAAATTGAGCGTATTCGCATCTGAATTTCATGCGCAAAAAAGCAAGGTAGTTTAatgctatgtacacaccaaaagcggggcatcgcgttattcgctctagattacttgcggaaTTTATCTCCGTGTCATGAGAaattttcgctcgagttgaaatttttcaacttgggcgattAGTGCGTATTTTCGCAGCAGATGTGCCACCCATATCGCGTTATTCGCCCacgactttgtatgtaatctttactcgcgcaaatcgttgaacttgcgtctggtgtgaacccacagtaaatgTTCAAGCGTTCAACTATGCGTGAATAGCGTGATTTATTCGCTTCATTATCAGAGTCGTAtggtttaggttcagtaatttcactttaatggcaattaaaaaggttattagtcagtaactaAATGCcgtattttcacaaatgtcactttagccattttattggtatttaacaaatttcgctgcaaaaccctcttagtgcatgcaagcttttagGCAAAAACCTCCACTTCAAAAAAAcatccacttctttggacaagacatagtaaacagttGAAAAGATGCAACtacaaacattgcaaataaaagtcagaatgtaaaaatgattAATAACTGAACCTTatattagggggcgctgtgatccaCATcagtttcattggacgcacgtgcAAGTCTACCTAAAGTTGAGTTTGGGCCACAAAaaccgtttgtttatgttgctgCGGCGAAAAATGTCTATTAGGTCCAGGTGTTCACCAGGGACACATGTTTTAATGTGATACACTGTGCGCTGTCATTCATCCAATTTAACGAATTCTCCCAACAAAGCTGTATTTCAGAATGGCCTGGGGCTTGGGATTAAGCGGCTTAGAAGCGAAACTATTTGATGAACACATAATACGAGCTGAGAGCAtgcggttaatatcattatttcatttttgacgGATGTAGGGCATCTGAGCGCCTCAGTTAATTTCTCAAACGGACATTTATGTGGCTGCATAAGAATTAATTTCAAATGAGATCAACCTTGAGCTATCTCCAGCTGTCTGCGGGCATCTCCGAGTGCAGAGAAGAGATCTAGTTTGAGACGGGTTTCTGCACTTAGGTTGTACTCTAAATGCTGTGCCTTGTCCTGCAAAGAGGAGAGAGCTGAGAGCAAGACATCTGCCTCCTGCTCCGTGCATCGGTTCCTTTGGAGAGTCTAGAGAGGACAGGAGAATGTAGCACATAAGATATTACAAACCAAAACAATGGTGATAGTAGGAAATTTAGATTCGCACATTTATATGACCATGTCTCACTTGtgacctgtctgtgaaatccataAAGTCAGgataaataaaaatttgatttcagtcattgatttcaaactttgacatggccttccccagtcaatattaaagatataaatgctatatttttacataatattctttacattattaAGAGTGATTTTATAGAaaaagtaaatcacaaaaaagctacttcagctgggttttcacagactgggttaCATTTGTCTAGTTCAAATGATGGTTAAATGTGAAGTGTCGTTTTACAGTTATGCCTGAATAACGTTAATTTCATCATGGCACAAAAATTCTCAGGTTGCACAATTTCTTCCAAAAGACTTGGCTTTTGTCTTGGCATGTTTTATATACCAGATGCACCAGTTAAGACAACCACGGCAAACCTCAGTCCGCATGACTTCAAATCAAATTATAAAGCACAAACAACACATCACAACTATTCAATATTTAAATAGATAAACTCAAGAAATACAAGTACAAAACCACTTTTACCTCCACTTCATTTTCTAGAGTTATCAATCGGTTCTCTTTCTCCTGGTATTCCAGCTGTACTTGTCTATACTCGGCATCAAGATCTTTAGCTTTTTTCTTTAGCATTTGAGTTTCACTGTGTTCCTGCCTATAATAGATGGAAagaaatacaaacttttattcCAACAGGTTTATTTTAAcactgttaaagggacactccactttttttgaaaatatgctcattttccagcttaccattttggaatccatttagctgaccattagcatcgcgctcaaaaataaccaaagagtttcaatatttttcctatttaaaacttggctcttctgtagttacatcgtgtactaagaccactAAGCATTTTCGGCCGCTGCGTAACATCAATCttttcaacttttaattttctgtcggtcttagtacacaatgtaactacagaagagtcaagttttaaatgggaaaaatattgaaactctttggttatttttagcgcaatgctaatggtctaatcagattcaatggattgtgctaagctatgctaaaagtgctagcgccagatccggagatcagctgaatggatttcaaaacggtatgaatcaaatgtttaactttaggggagctggaaaatgagcatatttaaaaaaaatggagtgtccctttaatgaaaTTGAATGTCTACTGCCAATAgacaggtgtttttaaattaaggcattTAGACCTTGtctcaaaaacaaacatttaaggACCGGTTTCAGATTAATCCAGGATTAAACTACATGTAAAAAGACAGGATGTGTTTCAATGTGtaataatatcaaaattaccacCTGTGTGATGCATTTCGAAGCAAAATAGACGCTTCATCAAATTTTTGGGCTCTGACTTCCACAAGTTGTTTTTCTACTGAAAGCCGAGCCTCTGTTTCCATTCGGATTTTCTTCTCCAGCAGGGAACAGTTTTGTTTGTCCTTCTGTCGGGATTTTGTCAGACACTGAATCCTGCATGGCAGCACACCAGAGAATATAAATGAACAGCATTAGCTTTTATGTTCAAGTGAAACAAACTTTTAAAGTAGGAAAAATGTAACTATTTGTGACCATCATTTGCCAAGagttttatacagtatatggatGTTTCTTTAATAACGGGCACTTTTGGATGTTTGaccttttagaaaaaaaaaacatttcatactCTCTAAATCGCTTGTATCCACTAAGATTTTGTATACAACATATAAACTGAGGACTAAAAGTCTGGCATAAAGTGCATCTAAAAAAGGGCATAGCagtgttgctttggataaaagcgtctgctaaatacataaatttaaattttaaaagttGCTTTAAAGTTTTAACATGACCTTACTCGGATCTGTAGCTAAACAAACACCCACATGTATATTACACAACTACAGACAGCAGTCAAAAGTGCATTAGGAGGAACATAAAGCCTGAGATTTAATGCCAGGAGCAACAGAAAGAGATCAGAGGACTCACTTGTTCTGCAGAAGTTCATTTGCATGTCTGAGCAAAGAGACTTCTGGCCGCAGACTGTGTTCACTGTTGGTGAGATTACAAATGTGACTGCGCAGTTCTTGCTCGCTCTGTCTGCTCGCTTGCAGTTCAGTCTTCATTCTCCTCATCTCTTGTTCCAGCCTGTAGAACAGACGGGGATCAATACAGTGAATGTAGTACAAATTATTGTATGCAAATGAGATTTTTGCAAACATTatcattttgtgttgttgtCATTAAATCAGTACATATAGATACTGGAAAATAAACATACTTCAACATCTGGTCAGCATGTGGGTTCGGAGGACTTGGGATGTTGGTCGAGCACCTTTCCGCTGCAGCGTCCCCTGTAGAGTTGATGGCTTTGGGGGCTTTCTGCCTTTTCTCCCCTTTGCTATTAGGGATGTTTAGTGAACCTCGATGCACTTTAGGCAGGGAGCTCTTGGAAGGTCTAGGAGCTTTAACGCTCTGATCCTCCTGAGGTAGGTTTTCAGAGATTTCCAGCATGGACGTAGAGTCCACGTGAAGTTCACCTCCACGATGCTTTGGCCCTGGATTTGAGTCTCTTTCAGGTCTTCCAGGAAGTCTGTGGATTTGCAGACAGTCTTCCATGTTTTGCTTGTCATCTGATGTGATGTTATCGTTTGGACACTGGTATTGCGTTGGCTTGGATTTGGTCATCTTGAACTTGGGATCTGTGCATACGGGACAAAAGTTTCTTAGCAATATATGGTAACAATATTTGTATGTACTATTGTCATGATTACTGAATTGGAGATTGGGGATGACTGAAAAGCAAGTTGTTTCTCACAATATTAAGCTATGAAGTTTTAGAAACAGTAACAGGACATTTACTAGTTgctattaaaggaaaacaccaccaattttcaatattttactatgtttttacctcaccttagatgaattaatacatacctatctttattcaatgcgtgcacttttaatctttgtacagcgcttcttgaatgtgttagcatttagctaacattcattcctatggctccaaacaaaagttttattttatgccaccatacttaatcatgtaactactcatgtaacagtctttaaatagggaaaacatggaagtgtttggtggcttctaaattcatccctgtttggatcctaagaaatgaatggggccaacACATTTACGagacgctgtacaaagattaaaagtgaaAGGTAAGTTGCCTAACTTgagataagaacatagtaaaatactaCACACTAGtatttgaatcaatatataaattaatccaattaaataaaagaataaaggtacacttaaaaatattatatgtACCTTCCATCCACAATTTCGGGTACAGGTGCATATATGGAGGTAGGGATTGTTGCAAGAGATCCACGTTGAGGTCGTTTTCACTTGGAATGGATTTCTGAGTGCGCAGCTTAAACATACTGGAGAAGTAGCATGTTGCATCAAATCCCATATACACTAGCGGATAACCAATGCTGGGAAAAACAGTTACAAAATAGTTACATTGAGTTATTAAGGCACCCCAACCAATATTAGGCTCTGAAATAAACTGAGAACCTACCAGTGTGCAGCAAATAGATGGGACAGATTTGCATAGGGACTCTTCAGGTCCCGCAGCCGTAGAGAGGCCTCCATATACACTAAGAGTATCCATAATGTCACAGTTGACATACAGATTCCCTTTTCTGTGAAAAAcaacattaataaataaataaataaatgcatacatAAGGTAACTAACTTGATTTAAATGTCTTACCTGTATGCCACATATAGTTGAGTAAAACATATGTGCTGGCTGCAAAAAACAGCCAGTGTAGGGGTACAAAAACTAAACAGAATAAGTCCAGAGTAAACGCTGCGCACACAAAAACCACACAGATGGCCTGTGAAAGAAGAAAAGTagttagtttattttttattaagtgTATCATATTTATTCACAAAAACACCTTGCAGAATCTGGAAAAATGGAGGAATTTTAAAAATGAAGGTTTGTTTTCAATTTTGTCCGGCCCTGAACAAGTTATTTCACATAAGAAATGTTTACCGAAAGTTcgcaacagatttttttttttaagtacacttttatacctaaaaggtacatattgataaATCTAAGGTACAGGCTAGTACCTtaaatgtacatacatgtacctaaatggtaatggtacatattagggcatttttaaaaggtaccatcccagtaATAATGTTTGTATCTATTTTAATAGTTCTGTATGAGTCTCTTGATTGTCATCAATGTGAAAAGATTAATCTTAGCATCATACGGTCACTGACCGTGTTGGTCACTGGTAAACAGGGTTCAAATATGCAGAAGATGCTTAATAGCAAACACTTTGAAGGACTCCTAAAGACCAGGAAACGGTAATAACTCACGACAAACAAAGAAACCTTTAAACAACTATCTcaaaacataaaaactatcatTGATTGTCCAGGTAACATTGTGCAGTATTAGAATCAggtgtacactgaaaaaaatgattcattcaatttactcatttttttagggtaagtggttgcaatcgaTTTATTTAAgtgacatttaaacaaaagctttttttattttactttactaatcttttttgtttaaatgtagcttaaataaattgattgcaaccacttaccttgaaaaaattgaataaattgaatgaatcatttttttcagtatgtaaACTTTTGAACTGGGTTAAATTCTGTTATTATTCTGTGTTGCGAATtttctgtaaacatttcttatgtGAAATAACTTCATTAGGGCAGAAgtatattaaaacaaaacttaattttttttaattcctcTTCTTTTTCCAAAATTTGAAGTATTTTCCAGCTTCTGCAAAGTTTTGCTCTCAACTGTATGTTTCCTTactatatatttacattttcatttttctgtatacacacacaaacaagatATTCAAAATAAACAGTAAAGGATATTGGTATTGCTTTACAGCTTGAGATATTGAACGTGTTAAATTCACAAAAAACTGCCTACCAGCCCATGACAGTGGAACGTGGTGTAGACGGTCCCTAAAAAGAGCCAACAGGGCCACAGGTATTCCAGTCTGAACTCCAAGATAAAGTCAGCAAACAGCACCAGCATCCAGACAATCATCAACTTCAGAACAGAGTAAGCGCTGAAAATGACAAATTTAAAGTTACctaaattactaaaaataaaattgatttaattatatttttctcACAAAACATACTAAATTTAATCTCATCTGGATCCATAAATctactatattatatgatatttattttaataattattattgaacattatataaattattttttatatagtaacatttctttaattaataTGCCAAAATGAATCCCTTATCAAAGTGAGTCAAAAAACCTGAGTCATTGTACAACTACGAAAAACACGAGTACTCTGTGTTCAGAAATTGTGTTCAAACTTAGTGTTGACGGACAGACAAGAAAAACTGTTCTGTAATTAAATAGAATATATGCGGGATTGAAGGGTACACATGGTATGTCACAAGTCTTAAAATACTTGTTAATGTATCAATTATCAATATCAATCAATTAATACGTTGGCCGTACAATCTATTGTGCTTCATTCCTTTGTTCGGGCGTTCTGCCCTCCACATCCCTTTGTGTTTGGTAACCATGACAACATTTCATCTTCTGCATCAGCACCCAAATCTACAGTGTTGCCATGGCTATTTAAAGAACAAGAATCCGTTGTGCAAGAAATCTGTGCACATTAATTTCAGTGTAAAGCCTACTAAGTACGGGATGCTAGATTGTAAACTGACTGAGAACAAAAGAAAATCGCTAAcgatgaaaatataaaaatgcctTCGCAACTAAAAACAAAGCCCTGAGCGGTATACGATAATCGCATTATTATACCCACCATTTAGCTTATTTTTACAGCTCGTAAACATCCAATAATATGCATTCATTTGCGTGTTTTTATAGTCTGAGGCCCTTTCCAGTTTGTGTTTTCAGACAGTCTGTTATCAAAAATCCCACTGTCATCGAGACATTATGTAAAGACTACTTGTTTCTATTACCAATAATAGCCAGAATATTATACCGtggtaataataatattttaataactgatcattttattatttatttattttgtaagcAACGTGGCCAGTTCGTACTCTGCTCCAGTGTTTCTAGTCAAAATATTAACGATTTGGCCTCGTGTTGATTTATTAAATCAGTGGTAAAGTCAGCATTACCACTGACTTAAAACGCGATTGACAGTAATAACAACAACAGAtgctatttgtttatttggaTCAATCCGCGCATCACGCACAGACGAGCGCGAGCCATTCAGGTGAAAAACGGATACGAGCAAtaacaaaacaacacaaagcatTACCTTTCGGAAATCTTCTCTGTGAGTTTGATCTTTTTCATTTTCCGTAGCCTGCCTATATCCATGTAGCGTTTCTTCATATTATGGCTTCTGGTCCTGTTGGCAATTTAGTCCATTCAGTAGAAAATAGTAAGACTGGACGTCTCATTTACAGTAACCTGAGCAGAAGCGCTTTGTGCGTAGTGAAGGTGGATGTGCGCGCGCTCAACTTCACACAGAATCAAAGCGTCGCGGCGACGCGCATGCATGTACATCTGTGTTGTCTGGATGACAGGAGGCTGTACAAAATGTGTTATTGTTGACCACAAGGGATAGGTTTTAGATGCCATGCGTATAAAGCTacaacaacaaatatttattacgtttaaaggcattttattCCCGTTATTCACAAAAGGTAAACAAAAGCCCAGAGGTTCTGTCAAATATAAAGGAAGGTGTGAGAATTTAACATACAATTGATTACGAGCTCTAACATTTCATTGTAGAGCTTTAAGTAGGCTCACAACAAGAGTATTAGTTTTAGATTTATAAACCTGAAACTTTATAATGGTAGGCCTCTGCTAATTCTGGGGGAGCAACCAAATGCCTTCAtgataaatacaaatatacaatATTTCCATGTACAAATCTATAATTAAGTTTTATACACTAGAGGCCCTATACATGACTCTACAATATTCACAAGACAATAATTATACAATATAAGCATGCAATACCCAACGTACaacacaatacaatacaatggaGCATAGAGCGCAAATGTTCATATGTAAACACGTTCAAAGAAGCACAAAGTTGCATGTGTTAGAATGGACAGTGGAGCATAGACAACAGGTGTAATAAATGTTATGTGTAATGAGACCACAAGTAACAGAGTTTCATATTGCACTTCAGTAAAGGAACAACTTTGTCCTTTGCCTTGAGGATCAGATTCTTCACCTATTCTCTGTAGGCTGACTCGTTGTTTGTTATTCTGCCTACAACTATTGTGTCGTCTGCAAACTTAATGATAGTGTTTGTCTCATAAGAGTGTTTGCAGTCATGTGTGCAGAGAGGAAAGAGAAGGGGGCTCAACACAAAGCCCTGTTGTACTCCCGTGTTCAACGTGATGGAGGAGGAGACATGCTATGCACCCATTTGCACAGATGTGAGTTGAAACCAAGGAAATCCCAATTTGTTGACCAGGTTATAGGAAGGGATGGAGTTTAAGGCAAAGCTATAATCAATGCATAGCATCCTCCTCACATATATGTCTTGTGTGTTTAAGAGCCATATTAAGTGTCAGTGACACCGAAGCACTCCCCAATATGCTCCTTATAGAGGCATTTGCTTTGCTGATGCCTCTAAATAAACAATACTGAGAG
This window encodes:
- the LOC129428943 gene encoding macoilin, whose amino-acid sequence is MKKRYMDIGRLRKMKKIKLTEKISESAYSVLKLMIVWMLVLFADFILEFRLEYLWPCWLFLGTVYTTFHCHGLAICVVFVCAAFTLDLFCLVFVPLHWLFFAASTYVLLNYMWHTEKGICMSTVTLWILLVYMEASLRLRDLKSPYANLSHLFAAHCIGYPLVYMGFDATCYFSSMFKLRTQKSIPSENDLNVDLLQQSLPPYMHLYPKLWMEDPKFKMTKSKPTQYQCPNDNITSDDKQNMEDCLQIHRLPGRPERDSNPGPKHRGGELHVDSTSMLEISENLPQEDQSVKAPRPSKSSLPKVHRGSLNIPNSKGEKRQKAPKAINSTGDAAAERCSTNIPSPPNPHADQMLKLEQEMRRMKTELQASRQSEQELRSHICNLTNSEHSLRPEVSLLRHANELLQNKIQCLTKSRQKDKQNCSLLEKKIRMETEARLSVEKQLVEVRAQKFDEASILLRNASHRQEHSETQMLKKKAKDLDAEYRQVQLEYQEKENRLITLENEVETLQRNRCTEQEADVLLSALSSLQDKAQHLEYNLSAETRLKLDLFSALGDARRQLEIAQVKIVKQDHEAREMKQKLAEAMAVAPGMSYMTPRSSMPQYLKIFNSERYMLNPRTLMYQCLKK